A window of Sutcliffiella cohnii contains these coding sequences:
- the tkt gene encoding transketolase, translating to MTTTDKQTQIEQVAINTIRTLSIDAIEKANSGHPGMPMGAAPMAYALWAKEMNHNPYNPSWFNRDRFVLSAGHGSMLLYSLLHLFNYDVSMEDLKNFRQWGSKTPGHPEFGHTPGVEATTGPLGQGIAMAVGMAMAERHLAATYNKEGYNVVDHFTYSICGDGDLMEGVSAEAASLAGHLKLGRLVVMYDSNDISLDGDLHLSFSENVEDRFKAYGWQVIRVEDGTDIDTIQKALQEAKSDTDRPTLIEIKTVIGYGSPNKSGKSASHGAPLGKEEIALTKASYGWESDEPFYVPAAVREHYQQLAEEGKQKEAAWNELFESYKAAHPELAQQLVAAINGELPAGWEETLPAFADGEGLATRDSSGKALNAAAKAIPQLIGGSADLAGSNKTHLTFEKNYAMDGYEARNIWFGVREFAMGAAMNGMALHGGVKVFGATFFVFSDYLRPAIRLAALMKLPVTYVFTHDSIAVGEDGPTHEPVEHLAALRAMPGVSVIRPADAKETVAAWRLAIESTDTPTALVLTRQGLPTLSVSQEEVYNGVSNGAYVVSPANGEVSGLLLATGSEVALAMEAQKALEAEGISVSVVSMPSWDRFEKQSAEYKATVLPKNVKARLAIEMGSTIGWREYVGDEGKVLGIDQFGGSAPASKLLEEYGFTVENVVNNFKQLLNN from the coding sequence ATGACAACAACAGATAAGCAAACACAAATCGAACAAGTAGCAATAAATACGATTCGTACATTATCAATCGACGCAATTGAAAAAGCAAACTCAGGTCACCCAGGAATGCCAATGGGTGCAGCACCTATGGCTTACGCACTTTGGGCAAAAGAAATGAACCATAACCCATATAACCCAAGTTGGTTTAACAGAGACCGCTTCGTTTTATCAGCAGGTCACGGTTCTATGCTTTTATACAGCTTATTACATTTATTCAACTACGATGTTTCCATGGAAGATCTTAAAAACTTCCGTCAGTGGGGCAGTAAAACACCTGGTCACCCTGAATTTGGTCACACTCCTGGAGTAGAAGCAACAACAGGTCCACTTGGACAAGGAATTGCAATGGCTGTTGGAATGGCGATGGCTGAGAGACATTTAGCAGCTACATATAACAAAGAAGGTTATAACGTAGTAGATCACTTTACGTATAGCATTTGTGGTGACGGCGACTTAATGGAAGGTGTTTCTGCAGAAGCGGCTTCTTTAGCTGGTCACTTAAAACTTGGTAGATTAGTAGTTATGTATGATTCTAACGATATTTCTTTAGACGGTGACCTACACCTATCATTCTCTGAAAATGTAGAAGATCGTTTCAAAGCTTACGGCTGGCAAGTAATTCGTGTAGAAGACGGTACAGACATCGACACAATTCAAAAAGCGTTACAAGAAGCGAAGTCTGACACGGATCGTCCTACTTTAATTGAAATTAAAACAGTTATCGGATACGGTTCACCAAACAAATCTGGTAAATCAGCTTCTCACGGTGCGCCACTAGGGAAAGAAGAAATCGCCCTAACGAAAGCATCTTACGGTTGGGAAAGCGACGAGCCATTTTACGTACCAGCTGCAGTAAGAGAGCATTACCAACAGCTTGCTGAAGAAGGTAAACAAAAAGAAGCAGCTTGGAACGAATTGTTTGAAAGCTATAAAGCAGCTCACCCTGAGTTAGCTCAACAATTAGTAGCAGCAATCAATGGAGAGCTTCCAGCTGGTTGGGAAGAAACATTACCTGCATTCGCAGACGGTGAAGGATTGGCAACACGTGATTCTTCTGGAAAAGCATTAAATGCAGCAGCTAAAGCAATTCCACAACTAATCGGTGGATCAGCTGACTTAGCTGGATCAAATAAAACACATTTAACTTTTGAGAAAAACTACGCGATGGACGGCTACGAAGCTCGTAACATCTGGTTCGGTGTAAGAGAATTCGCAATGGGTGCAGCAATGAACGGTATGGCACTTCACGGTGGAGTAAAAGTATTCGGTGCAACATTCTTTGTATTCTCTGACTACTTACGTCCAGCAATTCGTCTAGCAGCACTTATGAAACTACCAGTAACGTATGTGTTCACACATGACAGTATCGCTGTTGGAGAAGATGGACCAACTCATGAGCCTGTAGAACATTTAGCAGCGCTACGTGCAATGCCTGGAGTTTCTGTCATTCGTCCAGCTGACGCAAAAGAAACAGTAGCAGCATGGAGATTGGCTATTGAAAGCACAGACACTCCAACTGCACTTGTATTAACTCGTCAAGGGTTACCTACTTTAAGTGTAAGCCAAGAAGAAGTATATAACGGTGTAAGTAACGGTGCATACGTAGTTTCTCCTGCGAACGGTGAAGTAAGTGGTTTATTACTTGCAACAGGTTCTGAAGTTGCTCTAGCAATGGAAGCACAAAAAGCACTTGAAGCAGAAGGTATTTCCGTATCTGTCGTAAGTATGCCAAGCTGGGATCGTTTCGAAAAACAATCAGCAGAATACAAAGCGACAGTTTTACCGAAAAACGTAAAAGCACGTCTTGCAATCGAAATGGGCTCTACAATTGGTTGGAGAGAGTACGTTGGCGACGAAGGGAAAGTACTAGGTATCGACCAATTCGGAGGATCTGCACCTGCTAGCAAACTACTAGAAGAGTACGGATTCACGGTAGAAAACGTAGTGAACAACTTTAAACAATTATTAAATAACTAA
- the fsa gene encoding fructose-6-phosphate aldolase translates to MKFFIDTANLEDIKKAYKMGVLSGVTTNPSLVAKEGVKFEDRIEEILQAVPEVESVSAEVSPNAVTAEEMIAEAEELLKINGGDDKITIKLPMTLAGLEATRYLAKKGVKTNVTLIFTVNQALLAARAGATYVSPFLGRLDDISQDGVLLVEKIAELFRVHNLDAQIIAASVRHPDHVTRVALAGAHIATIPYNVIEQLSKHPLTDQGLEKFAADWKTTF, encoded by the coding sequence ATGAAATTTTTTATCGATACAGCTAACTTAGAAGATATTAAAAAAGCGTACAAAATGGGTGTTCTTTCTGGAGTTACAACGAACCCTTCGTTAGTAGCAAAAGAAGGCGTAAAATTTGAAGACCGTATTGAAGAAATCCTACAAGCAGTACCGGAAGTAGAATCTGTATCTGCAGAAGTAAGCCCAAATGCAGTAACTGCAGAAGAAATGATCGCAGAAGCAGAAGAGCTTTTAAAAATTAACGGTGGCGATGACAAAATCACAATCAAATTGCCAATGACGTTAGCTGGTTTAGAAGCGACTCGTTACTTAGCGAAAAAAGGTGTAAAAACAAACGTAACGTTAATCTTCACAGTAAACCAAGCATTATTAGCTGCTCGTGCAGGTGCAACATACGTTTCTCCATTCTTAGGTCGTTTAGACGATATTTCTCAAGATGGCGTACTATTAGTAGAAAAAATTGCGGAATTATTCCGTGTTCATAACTTAGATGCACAAATCATCGCTGCATCCGTTCGCCACCCAGACCACGTTACTCGCGTAGCACTAGCTGGAGCACACATTGCAACAATTCCTTACAACGTAATCGAGCAACTTTCTAAGCACCCATTAACAGACCAAGGCTTAGAAAAATTCGCTGCTGACTGGAAAACAACATTTTAA
- a CDS encoding response regulator transcription factor, with product MNKVLLIEDEKNLARFVELELQYEGFDVTTAFEGREGLALALDEEWDVILLDLMLPGLSGMEICRRIRAVKDTPIIMLTARDSVMDKVSGLDSGADDYMSKPFAIEELLARIRALKRRTENRSHEGEEDKLSFKDLVIDKSARTVFRANEEIELTKREFDLLVTLMSNKNRVLTRELLLDKIWGLGSYAETNVVDVYIRYLRNKLDKPKQDSYILTVRGTGYVMRE from the coding sequence ATGAATAAAGTGTTATTAATAGAAGATGAAAAAAACTTAGCGCGGTTTGTAGAATTAGAGCTTCAATATGAGGGCTTTGACGTAACAACTGCCTTTGAAGGTAGGGAAGGACTTGCACTTGCGCTTGACGAAGAGTGGGATGTTATTCTTTTAGATTTAATGCTTCCCGGCCTTAGTGGGATGGAAATTTGCCGGAGAATTCGTGCAGTAAAGGATACACCGATTATTATGTTAACAGCGCGAGATAGCGTCATGGATAAAGTTTCTGGTCTTGATAGTGGAGCCGATGATTACATGTCTAAGCCGTTTGCGATTGAAGAGTTACTAGCTCGCATTCGCGCGTTAAAAAGAAGAACAGAAAATCGCTCACATGAAGGCGAAGAAGATAAACTTTCCTTTAAAGATTTAGTTATCGACAAGAGTGCCAGAACGGTTTTCCGCGCTAACGAGGAAATTGAGCTAACGAAAAGGGAATTCGATTTATTAGTCACGCTGATGAGTAATAAAAACCGAGTGTTAACACGTGAACTACTATTAGATAAAATCTGGGGCCTTGGCTCGTATGCCGAGACAAATGTAGTAGATGTGTATATTAGATATCTGCGCAATAAATTAGATAAACCAAAACAAGATAGCTATATTCTAACTGTGCGTGGGACTGGATATGTGATGCGAGAATGA